In the Enterococcus saigonensis genome, one interval contains:
- a CDS encoding carbohydrate ABC transporter permease, with protein sequence MEKMRYISTKSDKVFDIVNIVIITLLTLVLLYPIVFVVNASFSNPNKIYEVPLLLWPRGFNVKGYTEILKNKDILIGFKNAVIYTGLGTLVSVVVTTLGAYPLSRKDLRGRSMLTLFFTITMFFGGGLIPTYLVNQRLGIINTLWVMILPGAVGVYNMILMRTYFQQNIPSELVESAYMDGANDLQLLYKIVLPLSTPIIVVIAMFNGVGRWNSYFDAMIYLRDRARFPLQLILREILIQGQFGDDVNQTLVGSAQAELMMLKLTLKYSVVIVSTLPVLLFYPIVAKYFEKGILVGAIKG encoded by the coding sequence ATGGAAAAAATGCGATACATCTCAACAAAATCAGATAAGGTTTTTGATATTGTCAATATTGTGATCATCACATTGCTGACTTTGGTTTTATTATATCCAATTGTGTTTGTGGTAAATGCTTCTTTTAGTAATCCTAATAAAATTTATGAGGTACCTTTGCTGCTTTGGCCTCGAGGATTTAATGTCAAAGGCTATACAGAAATTTTAAAAAATAAAGACATTTTGATCGGTTTTAAAAATGCTGTTATTTATACAGGGTTAGGTACGTTGGTAAGTGTAGTGGTGACCACGTTAGGCGCATATCCCCTTTCTCGTAAAGATTTACGTGGACGCTCAATGCTGACTTTATTTTTCACAATAACAATGTTCTTTGGCGGCGGCTTAATCCCAACGTATTTAGTCAACCAACGTTTAGGTATTATCAATACACTGTGGGTAATGATTTTACCGGGGGCTGTTGGTGTCTATAACATGATTTTAATGCGGACTTATTTCCAGCAAAATATTCCTTCTGAATTAGTGGAAAGTGCTTATATGGATGGGGCTAATGATTTACAACTTTTATATAAAATTGTATTGCCGCTTTCGACACCGATTATTGTGGTAATTGCCATGTTTAATGGAGTAGGACGCTGGAATTCTTACTTTGATGCCATGATTTATTTACGGGATCGGGCGCGCTTCCCACTACAATTAATTTTACGGGAAATTTTAATTCAAGGACAATTCGGTGACGACGTGAACCAAACTTTGGTAGGAAGCGCTCAAGCAGAATTAATGATGCTGAAACTAACGTTGAAATACAGCGTTGTGATTGTCTCTACGTTACCAGTTTTGTTATTTTATCCAATTGTTGCCAAGTATTTTGAAAAAGGCATTTTAGTCGGAGCTATAAAGGGGTAA
- a CDS encoding GH92 family glycosyl hydrolase — translation MDINQIDTRHATSNSFELSRGNCFPFTGMPFGMNYFAIETHEDNWWFHPEAMHYRGFRLSHQPTMWAGTKGDFCSLRILPFTKNTKGLVVVPYAPQQSEFHPHYLKIKQPNNQLDTTLIPSDYGAILTMDSPQTDKGIMVSFPTDGKITKAQGNVIEGYSMQLHVHRTTPLKFYFRIEVSEKISYFNDENGIYEISFADANKIELRLGTSFISTEFAKKNLPQTEKSVQLQQVTALWNEKLAKIKVSDQDKEKVKTFYHNLYRTFLYPQRLYEFDENNQPIHRDAYSDEIKPGYLYMNNGFWDTARSVYPLFSLIEIEEYEKILAGFLNSYRESGYLPKWLAPEDSGGMPGNYIDAVIADAAVKDIATELMPEFLTGMLHSANQQEAKRSAGRSYANEYNKYGYVPSDLHESVNHTLDYSYSDYCIAKVAEKLGESKIAEIFQERSYRYQNLFSNEDKFMVAKDRKGQFKDNFSPFSWGGDYTEGSAWQTTFAVNHDIAGLIKLYGGESAFEEALVALANTAPTYTVEGYGHVIHEMAEMEVNGFGQINVGNQPSFHLPYLFHFIKKPYFAQPILKQAINRLFSAGFKGYPGDEDNGSMAAWYIFNALGFYPFCPGSGEYLIGMPNFDVAVIHLANGNEIKITTTLNNPQQQFIHRITESKADFKKCMLSHAELVKGKDFIFELGMVPNSKCFDETLPTSVSEQLAKITN, via the coding sequence ATGGATATTAATCAAATTGACACGCGTCATGCGACCAGTAATTCTTTTGAGTTATCCCGTGGAAATTGTTTTCCCTTCACAGGGATGCCATTTGGCATGAATTATTTTGCCATTGAAACCCATGAAGACAACTGGTGGTTTCACCCTGAAGCAATGCATTATCGAGGGTTTCGTTTATCACATCAACCAACGATGTGGGCAGGAACAAAAGGGGACTTTTGTTCTTTACGAATTTTACCTTTTACTAAAAATACAAAAGGCTTGGTTGTAGTACCTTATGCACCACAGCAATCTGAGTTTCATCCTCATTATTTAAAAATTAAACAACCAAACAATCAATTAGATACAACTTTGATCCCATCTGATTATGGTGCTATTTTAACTATGGATTCACCGCAAACAGATAAAGGGATTATGGTTAGTTTTCCAACAGATGGAAAAATCACAAAAGCACAAGGAAATGTAATCGAAGGCTATTCCATGCAGTTGCATGTACATCGTACTACGCCGTTGAAATTTTATTTCCGTATTGAAGTGAGTGAAAAAATTAGCTATTTTAATGATGAAAACGGGATTTATGAAATTTCTTTTGCAGATGCAAACAAAATTGAATTACGATTAGGGACCTCCTTTATTTCTACGGAATTTGCTAAAAAAAATCTGCCTCAAACAGAAAAATCAGTGCAGTTGCAACAAGTGACAGCACTTTGGAACGAGAAATTGGCTAAAATTAAGGTATCTGATCAAGATAAAGAAAAGGTGAAAACCTTCTATCATAACTTGTATCGTACTTTTTTATACCCACAACGCTTATATGAGTTTGATGAAAATAACCAACCAATTCATCGTGATGCATATTCTGATGAAATAAAACCAGGTTATTTATACATGAATAATGGCTTTTGGGATACAGCTAGAAGTGTTTATCCCTTATTTTCTTTAATTGAAATAGAAGAATATGAAAAGATATTGGCTGGTTTCTTGAATAGTTATCGTGAAAGTGGCTATTTGCCAAAATGGTTGGCACCTGAAGATTCTGGCGGAATGCCAGGGAATTATATTGATGCTGTGATTGCAGATGCTGCTGTCAAAGATATTGCAACAGAATTAATGCCAGAATTTCTAACAGGAATGTTACATTCTGCTAATCAACAAGAAGCTAAACGAAGTGCAGGGCGTTCTTACGCCAATGAATACAATAAGTATGGTTATGTACCATCGGATTTACATGAATCTGTCAATCATACTTTGGATTACAGTTATAGTGATTATTGTATTGCAAAAGTTGCTGAAAAATTAGGAGAAAGTAAGATAGCCGAGATTTTTCAGGAGCGGTCCTATCGCTACCAAAATTTATTTTCAAATGAAGATAAATTCATGGTGGCAAAAGATCGCAAAGGACAATTCAAAGATAATTTTAGCCCTTTTTCATGGGGGGGTGATTATACAGAAGGGTCAGCGTGGCAAACCACCTTTGCTGTAAATCATGATATTGCCGGTTTAATCAAGTTATATGGTGGAGAATCTGCTTTTGAAGAAGCTTTAGTCGCGCTTGCGAATACAGCGCCAACGTATACGGTTGAAGGTTACGGACATGTGATTCATGAAATGGCTGAAATGGAAGTTAATGGCTTTGGCCAGATTAATGTTGGCAATCAACCAAGTTTTCATTTGCCATACTTATTTCACTTTATAAAAAAACCATATTTTGCACAACCAATTTTAAAGCAAGCGATCAATCGTCTCTTTTCTGCTGGTTTTAAAGGATATCCTGGTGATGAAGATAACGGCAGTATGGCAGCTTGGTATATTTTTAATGCATTAGGCTTTTATCCATTTTGTCCAGGTAGTGGTGAATATTTAATTGGGATGCCAAACTTTGATGTAGCCGTTATTCATTTAGCTAATGGTAACGAAATTAAAATTACTACAACATTAAATAATCCCCAACAGCAATTTATCCATCGTATTACTGAAAGTAAAGCTGATTTTAAAAAGTGCATGCTTTCTCATGCTGAACTGGTTAAAGGGAAAGATTTTATCTTTGAGTTAGGAATGGTGCCTAATTCAAAATGCTTTGATGAAACTTTACCAACTAGTGTTAGTGAACAACTAGCAAAAATAACCAACTAA
- a CDS encoding YesL family protein: MVNKIYEVFNRIYYLMKLNGLWLLFTLLGGVIFGVIPATIALYACMRQQIRYESENHLFQMFKKYYVENFRRSLLFSAVFIAIGLFFFGETVVLANVGNGNLLLEIAIKVTRLLMLLGVAMFFPIFAHFDVTGVKTILQPVLFLLICPLEVIYMVLIFIVVSLLFAISPLLIIFIGVSLPAYGMSHVMLKKFERLEKNINLSTFAQDNH; encoded by the coding sequence GTGGTTAATAAAATTTATGAAGTATTTAATCGAATTTACTATTTAATGAAATTAAATGGGTTGTGGCTTTTATTTACACTTTTAGGAGGCGTTATTTTTGGAGTCATCCCAGCAACAATTGCGCTCTATGCTTGTATGCGACAACAAATTCGCTATGAGTCAGAAAATCATCTGTTCCAAATGTTCAAGAAGTATTATGTAGAGAATTTCCGACGCAGTCTATTATTTAGTGCTGTGTTTATCGCAATTGGTTTATTCTTTTTTGGTGAAACGGTTGTTTTAGCGAATGTGGGAAATGGAAATTTGTTACTAGAAATTGCGATTAAAGTCACGCGCTTACTCATGCTGTTAGGTGTCGCAATGTTTTTCCCTATTTTTGCTCATTTTGATGTGACAGGGGTAAAGACTATTTTACAACCGGTGTTATTCCTACTTATTTGTCCCTTAGAGGTCATCTATATGGTATTGATTTTTATAGTTGTCAGTTTATTGTTTGCCATTAGTCCGCTTTTGATTATTTTCATCGGCGTATCATTGCCTGCCTACGGAATGAGCCACGTTATGTTGAAAAAATTTGAGCGGCTTGAAAAAAATATTAACTTAAGTACGTTTGCACAAGACAATCACTAA